One region of Mesobacillus boroniphilus genomic DNA includes:
- a CDS encoding cupredoxin domain-containing protein: protein MHFFVFKRKTLYFFGLIVFIAIIGSLWFSLKPDATPAIGGQNEQIREIHMVTGEFKSSTDDGKEIEAYRWDPGTIFLEKGEKVRLKILGVNGKEHPFIIEGTDIKGVVKKGEETVVPLQFDKEGTYRLICLTHPSAEHNGPMIAYIVVD from the coding sequence ATGCATTTCTTTGTGTTTAAAAGAAAGACATTATATTTTTTCGGGCTAATCGTTTTTATTGCCATCATCGGTTCATTATGGTTTAGCCTAAAGCCTGATGCCACTCCAGCAATAGGCGGGCAAAATGAACAAATCCGGGAAATCCACATGGTAACAGGGGAGTTTAAATCCAGTACGGATGATGGCAAGGAAATTGAAGCATACCGCTGGGACCCAGGTACAATCTTTTTGGAAAAAGGAGAAAAGGTTCGATTGAAAATACTGGGAGTCAACGGTAAAGAACATCCTTTCATTATTGAAGGAACCGATATTAAAGGTGTAGTGAAAAAAGGGGAAGAAACAGTTGTCCCTCTACAGTTTGATAAAGAAGGAACGTACAGGCTGATTTGTCTGACCCACCCTTCAGCAGAACATAATGGACCTATGATCGCCTATATCGTTGTCGATTAA
- a CDS encoding DHH family phosphoesterase, whose protein sequence is MYRLFTHNDLDGVACGILFRLAFGEKADIRYNSVSGLNFQVEKYFERMNDRMKKEDHLYITDLSVNHEVTEKINQFVQNGGKAKLIDHHKTALHFNEYSWGLVKVEDDSGTLTSAASLVYDYLVQGNHLVKNGSLDEFVELVRQYDTWDWDILKNYKAKNLNDLFFMVSIEEFEERMVPRLTSGDTFDYDDFEKKLLEMEEDKIERYIRRKKREIIQIETDGLYGGIVHAESYHSELGNELGKEYPHLDYIAILNLGGKKISFRTIHDDVDVSAVAGEFGGGGHAKASGCSMNKEAYNRYIEQAFPLDPIKPDAFKNTYNLKDSKKGCLYENRDRDLYLIYTDGTRYFVQQESKDRHGPFDNFDSAERFIKREFGAALARDDVYISYLENIVFSGRN, encoded by the coding sequence ATGTACCGTTTATTTACGCATAATGATTTAGATGGGGTGGCGTGCGGAATTTTATTCAGGCTCGCATTCGGTGAAAAAGCCGATATCCGATATAATTCTGTCTCTGGACTAAACTTCCAGGTGGAAAAATATTTCGAGAGAATGAATGACCGCATGAAAAAGGAAGACCACCTTTACATAACAGATTTATCTGTCAACCATGAAGTCACTGAAAAAATCAATCAGTTCGTGCAGAATGGGGGAAAGGCAAAGCTGATTGACCACCATAAAACAGCATTGCATTTCAATGAATATAGCTGGGGTTTGGTAAAAGTAGAGGATGACTCCGGGACACTGACAAGCGCGGCGTCACTCGTATATGACTATTTAGTACAAGGAAATCATCTGGTGAAAAATGGATCACTCGATGAGTTTGTTGAGCTTGTAAGGCAATATGATACCTGGGACTGGGACATCCTTAAGAATTACAAAGCTAAGAATTTAAATGACCTGTTTTTTATGGTTTCAATAGAAGAATTTGAAGAGCGGATGGTACCGCGTCTGACATCTGGAGATACTTTTGATTATGATGATTTTGAAAAAAAACTCCTGGAAATGGAAGAGGATAAAATCGAACGATATATCAGGAGGAAAAAAAGGGAAATCATCCAAATTGAAACCGATGGTCTATATGGAGGCATCGTTCATGCGGAATCCTATCATTCGGAATTAGGTAACGAGCTGGGCAAGGAGTATCCACATCTGGATTATATAGCTATTTTGAACTTAGGAGGAAAGAAAATAAGCTTCAGAACAATCCATGATGACGTTGATGTCTCTGCTGTCGCTGGCGAGTTTGGGGGGGGCGGACACGCCAAAGCATCTGGATGCTCGATGAATAAGGAAGCTTATAACCGGTATATTGAACAGGCCTTCCCGCTTGATCCAATCAAGCCTGATGCCTTTAAAAACACTTATAATCTAAAGGACTCAAAAAAGGGATGCCTGTACGAAAATCGTGACCGGGATTTGTATCTGATTTATACGGATGGAACACGATATTTCGTTCAGCAGGAAAGTAAAGATCGGCACGGACCCTTTGACAATTTTGATTCAGCTGAACGCTTTATAAAAAGAGAGTTTGGAGCAGCTCTTGCCAGAGATGACGTATATATATCTTATCTGGAAAATATCGTCTTTAGCGGAAGGAATTGA